In Anaerolineae bacterium, a single genomic region encodes these proteins:
- a CDS encoding DUF58 domain-containing protein, giving the protein MPTKRSWGFLALAIGLYLLANQTQVGWVYIMADGLLAVLIVSFFYARGMLTPLQARRDFRNLSAGRENKLAQSADNNGKNGLELSPPVFYEDDALEVTLQFNHPGVKPAFLVSGAEFCPFAPPAEREQFFFIPGLFKGQPQSLSYQTRADRRGLYTFSKLPLRSKGPFGLFSLKRALDTPGQILIYPYYHPLQRLRLLETRELAERQTARVGVGSQVMSTREYRPGDSLRQIHWRSTARLSKLVVKEFAEEDQPSLTVALDLAAAGGVQDKFSPFETAIRLAASLGHYATRNAVPFRLVGASPRWAPPATPLGWWAILNYLAKVQPDGQEPLAKLLAGLPPFPFLVVLASHPDPSLARVLAALPRKGGQTLAVFITPGGAMPENVKVTKTRGLEVKQVSPYNWTEAIETW; this is encoded by the coding sequence ATGCCCACCAAACGCAGTTGGGGATTTTTGGCTTTGGCCATCGGCCTGTACTTGCTGGCCAACCAAACCCAGGTGGGTTGGGTTTATATCATGGCCGATGGCCTGCTGGCGGTGTTGATCGTCTCCTTTTTTTATGCCCGGGGCATGTTAACCCCCCTCCAGGCCCGCCGCGATTTCCGCAACCTGTCCGCCGGCCGGGAAAACAAACTTGCCCAAAGTGCCGACAACAACGGCAAAAACGGCCTTGAGCTGTCTCCCCCGGTTTTTTACGAGGACGACGCCCTGGAAGTTACCCTTCAATTTAACCATCCCGGCGTTAAACCGGCCTTTCTGGTGAGCGGCGCTGAGTTCTGCCCTTTTGCCCCGCCCGCCGAACGGGAACAGTTCTTTTTCATCCCCGGACTTTTTAAGGGTCAACCGCAATCCCTAAGCTATCAAACCCGCGCCGATAGACGAGGTTTATACACTTTTTCCAAACTGCCCTTGCGCTCAAAAGGGCCGTTTGGCCTGTTCAGCCTCAAACGCGCGCTGGATACGCCGGGCCAGATTTTGATCTACCCCTATTACCATCCGCTGCAACGCCTGCGCCTGTTGGAAACAAGAGAATTGGCCGAAAGGCAAACGGCCAGGGTCGGCGTGGGCAGCCAGGTGATGAGCACCAGGGAATACCGCCCCGGGGATTCATTGCGCCAAATCCATTGGCGCAGCACCGCCCGGCTAAGCAAACTGGTGGTCAAAGAGTTTGCCGAAGAAGACCAACCTTCTCTCACGGTGGCGCTTGATCTGGCAGCCGCCGGCGGCGTTCAGGACAAGTTTTCCCCGTTTGAAACGGCCATTCGCCTGGCCGCCAGTTTGGGCCATTATGCCACCCGCAATGCCGTTCCCTTTAGACTGGTGGGGGCCAGCCCCAGGTGGGCGCCGCCGGCCACCCCTTTGGGTTGGTGGGCCATCTTGAATTATTTGGCCAAAGTGCAGCCCGATGGCCAGGAGCCGCTGGCCAAGTTGCTCGCCGGTTTGCCGCCGTTTCCTTTTTTGGTGGTTCTGGCCAGCCACCCCGACCCTTCCCTGGCCCGGGTTTTGGCCGCTTTACCCCGCAAAGGCGGGCAAACGCTGGCCGTTTTCATCACCCCCGGCGGCGCGATGCCGGAGAACGTTAAAGTAACAAAAACAAGAGGGCTGGAAGTCAAGCAGGTCAGCCCCTACAATTGGACGGAAGCGATAGAAACATGGTGA
- a CDS encoding PadR family transcriptional regulator produces the protein MSPRSSLPLTIEYALLGLLRPQPGYGYEIYRQLADPTGLGLVWRVKQSKVYALLDKLEQRGYVSQTLEPQESLPPRKMFALTELGRRAFLDWAQSPVDRGRGFRLDFLAKFYFARQEGDTVARTLLERQQAACRNWLAEQQILAEGLADSHPFDWLVHQFRISQIKAMLDWLNTCREL, from the coding sequence ATGAGTCCTCGATCAAGCCTGCCGTTGACAATTGAATATGCCTTGTTAGGTTTGCTGCGCCCGCAACCAGGGTATGGTTATGAAATTTACCGGCAACTGGCCGATCCCACCGGCCTGGGCCTGGTTTGGCGGGTGAAACAAAGTAAAGTGTATGCGCTGCTGGACAAATTGGAGCAGCGGGGCTACGTAAGCCAAACCCTTGAACCGCAAGAGTCCCTGCCGCCGCGTAAGATGTTTGCCCTGACCGAATTGGGCCGGCGGGCTTTTTTGGATTGGGCGCAAAGCCCGGTAGACCGGGGCCGTGGTTTTCGATTGGATTTTCTGGCTAAATTCTATTTTGCCCGGCAAGAAGGGGACACAGTGGCCCGGACCTTACTTGAGCGGCAGCAAGCCGCCTGCCGGAATTGGCTGGCCGAGCAGCAAATCCTGGCCGAGGGCCTGGCCGATTCCCACCCGTTTGATTGGCTGGTGCATCAATTCCGTATTTCCCAGATAAAGGCCATGCTGGATTGGCTGAACACGTGCCGGGAATTGTAA
- a CDS encoding DUF4129 domain-containing protein codes for MDGSDRNMVNRAGSSAKREKSKKIERSLKVRLMVLAAMLAPLLALARVRPDLWPHALIAAAGMSLGHWYSYRNLDQSTAAVRGLMFMLIHVAFAWLIIGLAIGATVPQAQFAVFAQAITSFDLRYRRSLFTTLFHSLINLYVVATLSRTLELAVYLILFAGLALAAYFVAAKEEGLRTATLRPKPNPASTTQSPTQAGSMTVFGVGYGAAALLAVLALFMVVPRFANNPIVPPFTINIPLEGGVRAEIINPGVPLVQINGWSDGVSDYFYGFNNNLDLRYRGGLSDAAVMYVRSPSRSYWRSHSYDFYTGVTWTQSDKTLTPIDPRVGVHYVLPAPLGAPAAQGRAGEGQRIVQTFTIVREQPNLVFAAYRPAEIFITADEISLDSGDGLRLPQALKPGFTYSVVSVRPQFDPELLRQASALYPPQIARRYLQLPGQISNRTKNLAGRLAAPYANNYDKVLALNNHLLTEYTYNFFPPPHPPGAEVVDTFLFEDKEGMCEQYVTALVVMARALGIPARLTTGYGSGTYNPITNYYEVKLSDAHSWAEVYFPGYGWVPFDPTPGWTPQPYPTPVQNWLFANQGQFFGLDLSTAPLGQIMNGGAAGLVLFMPVLVGLILMVGAALLLIFLVKQFNLSAKTPGSGEAYSCLPPHPRRQLILKLYRQASKLLNHKGYVPRQRWEALAEYARRVGDWPTLARLTNAAEIAAYRPEAPDEETVAQARQSLADLQKELSRRGRI; via the coding sequence TTGGACGGAAGCGATAGAAACATGGTGAACCGGGCCGGTTCAAGTGCAAAACGGGAGAAATCAAAAAAAATAGAGCGTTCGCTGAAAGTGCGGCTCATGGTGCTGGCCGCCATGTTGGCTCCTTTGTTAGCCCTGGCGCGGGTTCGACCCGACCTGTGGCCTCACGCGCTGATTGCGGCGGCGGGCATGAGCCTGGGCCACTGGTACAGTTATCGTAATTTAGATCAAAGCACCGCGGCCGTGCGGGGCCTAATGTTTATGCTCATTCACGTGGCCTTTGCCTGGCTGATCATTGGCCTGGCCATTGGGGCCACGGTGCCGCAAGCCCAATTTGCCGTTTTTGCCCAGGCCATCACCAGTTTCGACCTGCGCTATCGCCGCAGCCTTTTTACCACGTTGTTCCACAGCCTGATCAATCTTTATGTAGTGGCCACTTTAAGCCGCACCCTGGAACTGGCCGTTTACCTGATCCTGTTTGCGGGGTTGGCTCTGGCCGCTTACTTTGTGGCCGCCAAAGAGGAAGGCTTAAGAACGGCCACGCTGCGCCCTAAACCCAACCCGGCTTCAACTACCCAAAGCCCCACTCAGGCCGGTTCCATGACGGTTTTTGGCGTGGGTTATGGCGCAGCCGCCCTGCTGGCCGTGCTTGCGCTTTTTATGGTTGTGCCCCGCTTTGCCAACAATCCCATTGTGCCCCCCTTTACCATCAATATTCCGCTCGAAGGAGGCGTCCGGGCGGAGATCATCAATCCCGGCGTGCCGCTGGTCCAAATTAACGGCTGGAGCGACGGCGTAAGCGATTACTTTTACGGTTTTAACAACAACCTGGATTTACGCTACCGGGGCGGCCTGAGCGATGCCGCCGTAATGTACGTGCGCAGCCCCAGCCGCAGTTATTGGCGCAGCCACAGTTACGACTTTTATACCGGCGTCACTTGGACCCAGAGCGATAAAACCCTGACCCCCATTGACCCCCGGGTAGGCGTGCATTACGTTTTGCCCGCGCCGCTGGGCGCGCCGGCAGCCCAAGGCCGGGCCGGGGAGGGACAGCGCATTGTGCAAACCTTTACCATCGTGCGGGAACAACCCAACCTCGTTTTTGCCGCCTACCGCCCGGCTGAAATTTTTATCACGGCCGATGAAATTTCCCTGGACAGCGGCGACGGTCTGCGCCTGCCCCAGGCGCTCAAACCCGGCTTTACTTACAGCGTGGTTTCTGTCCGGCCCCAATTTGACCCTGAGCTGCTGCGGCAGGCGTCCGCGTTGTACCCGCCCCAAATTGCCCGGCGCTACTTACAATTGCCCGGCCAAATATCCAACCGGACCAAAAACCTGGCCGGGCGACTGGCCGCTCCCTACGCCAACAATTACGATAAAGTGCTGGCCCTGAACAACCACCTGTTAACCGAATACACTTACAATTTCTTTCCGCCCCCCCATCCCCCCGGCGCGGAAGTGGTAGACACCTTTTTATTTGAGGATAAAGAAGGGATGTGCGAGCAGTACGTTACGGCTTTGGTGGTAATGGCCCGCGCGTTGGGTATTCCGGCCCGCCTGACTACGGGGTACGGTTCCGGCACGTATAACCCTATCACCAACTACTACGAGGTGAAACTCAGCGATGCCCACTCCTGGGCCGAAGTTTATTTTCCAGGTTACGGCTGGGTTCCTTTTGACCCCACCCCCGGCTGGACGCCGCAGCCCTACCCTACGCCCGTGCAAAACTGGCTATTTGCCAATCAGGGCCAATTCTTTGGGCTTGACCTGTCCACGGCGCCGCTTGGCCAAATCATGAACGGCGGCGCGGCCGGCCTGGTTTTATTTATGCCTGTTCTGGTGGGCCTGATATTGATGGTAGGAGCGGCCTTGTTGCTCATTTTTCTGGTCAAACAGTTCAACCTATCTGCCAAAACCCCCGGAAGCGGTGAGGCTTACTCCTGCCTGCCGCCACATCCCCGCCGCCAACTTATTCTCAAACTCTACCGCCAGGCGAGCAAACTTTTAAACCACAAAGGCTACGTGCCGCGCCAGCGTTGGGAGGCTCTGGCCGAATACGCCCGGCGGGTGGGCGACTGGCCAACATTGGCCCGCTTGACCAACGCCGCCGAAATTGCCGCCTACCGCCCCGAAGCCCCGGACGAAGAAACAGTGGCCCAGGCCAGGCAGTCCCTGGCGGACCTACAAAAAGAGCTATCCAGGCGGGGACGAATTTGA